A genome region from Mugil cephalus isolate CIBA_MC_2020 chromosome 13, CIBA_Mcephalus_1.1, whole genome shotgun sequence includes the following:
- the kcnk12 gene encoding potassium channel subfamily K member 12 has protein sequence MMPSQRLQGCRSLHFNEDNGRFVLLAILIIVYLLCGAAVFSAIERPSELRAHGRWNGTLLNFSETFNISLQDLNSFLREYETAIAAGIRADALRPRWDFTGAFYFVGTVVSTIGFGMTTPVTIAGKVFLIFYGLLGCAATILFFNLFLERIITLLAVVMKAVRERRIRNSGLLPPGIRHDFSAYSLPGWKPSVYHVMLILCISAITISCCASAMYTPVEGWAYLDSLYFCFVTFSTIGFGDFVSSQGATYEYQSLYRVANFFFMLMGVCCIYSLFNVISIVIKQVLNWLLEKMSCLFCQRCNKANAFLGRRNAIRPGSKVRQGRLGQPPDSDGPCDSDTEGRRLSGEMISMKDLAASNKVSLAIMQKQLSESANGYPRTVCGSSRHNGFSGGVGALGIMNNRLAETSNSR, from the exons ATGATGCCGAGCCAGCGACTGCAAGGCTGCCGCTCCCTGCACTTCAACGAGGACAACGGCCGCTTCGTGCTGCTCGCCATCCTCATCATAGTGTACCTGCTGTGCGGCGCTGCGGTCTTCTCGGCCATAGAGAGGCCCTCGGAGCTGCGGGCTCACGGCCGCTGGAACGGGACGCTCCTCAACTTCAGCGAGACCTTCAACATCAGCCTGCAGGACCTCAACTCCTTCCTGCGAGAGTACGAGACCGCCATCGCCGCCGGGATCCGAGCTGATGCTCTGAGGCCAAGATGGGATTTTACTggggctttttattttgttggaaCTGTGGTGTCGACTATAG gttttGGGATGACAACACCTGTGACAATTGCGGGCAAGGTGTTCTTGATCTTTTACGGACTTCTGGGCTGTGCTGCCACTATCCTCTTCTTTAACCTCTTCCTGGAGCGCATCATCACGCTTCTGGCGGTGGTGATGAAGGCCGTGAGGGAGAGGCGAATCAGGAACAGCGGCCTGCTCCCGCCAGGCATCCGTCACGACTTCTCAGCCTACTCCCTCCCGGGATGGAAGCCCTCCGTGTACCACGTGATGCTGATTCTCTGCATTTCCGCGATCACCATCTCCTGCTGCGCGTCAGCCATGTACACCCCCGTGGAGGGCTGGGCTTACTTGGACTCACTCTATTTCTGCTTCGTCACATTCAGCACCATCGGCTTTGGTGACTTTGTCAGCAGCCAGGGCGCGACTTACGAATACCAAAGCCTCTACAGGGTGGCCAACTTCTTCTTCATGCTAATGGGTGTGTGCTGCATATACTCTCTGTTCAATGTCATTTCTATTGTCATCAAGCAGGTGCTCAACTGGCTGCTGGAGAAAATGAGCTGCTTGTTTTGCCAGCGCTGCAATAAGGCCAACGCCTTCCTGGGCAGACGCAACGCCATCCGACCCGGTTCCAAGGTCCGCCAGGGTCGCCTGGGCCAGCCGCCCGACTCAGACGGACCTTGCGATAGTGACACTGAGGGACGCAGACTATCAGGGGAGATGATCTCCATGAAAGACCTGGCGGCCTCTAACAAGGTGTCGTTGGCCATCATGCAGAAGCAGCTGTCCGAGTCCGCCAATGGATACCCCAGGACAGTCTGCGGCAGCTCGCGCCATAATGGTTTCTCCGGTGGGGTTGGCGCCCTCGGTAtcatgaacaacaggctggcGGAGACGAGTAACTCCAGGTAG